In Flavobacterium luteolum, the DNA window GATTGCCTATATTATGGGTGCTGGAGACGAAGTTCCAGAAAGTTTGACTCAAATGGGATACAAAGTTTCGATTTTAAAACCTGAAGAAATTACGCCTCAAAAACTAGATTCGTTCAGCACCGTTATTACTGGAATTCGTGCTTATAATACCGTAAATGCTTTGGCAAACAAGCAAAATATACTTTTCAATTTTGTAAAAAGCGGTAAAAATATGATTGTGCAATATAATACAAACGGAAAACTAGTTACTGATAAAATTGCACCATATCCGTTAAAATTATCTAATGATCGTGTAACAGAAGAAAATGCCAAGATTACTTTCTTAGCGCCAAATCATCCTGTTTTAAATACTCCTAATAAAATTTCTGAAAAAGATTTTCAAGGATGGACACAAGAACAAGGTTTATATTATCCAAACGAATATGATCCTGCCTTCACTCCTATTATTTCGTCTCACGACAAGGGAGAATCTGCTAAAGATGGCGCTTTATTAGTAGCTCCATATGGAAAAGGATACTATATTTACACCGGTTTGAGTTTCTTTAGAGAATTGCCAGAAGGTGTTTCTGGAGCGTATCGATTATTATCGAATATTATTTCTCTAAAACAGCCAATTGAAGCTCCTAAACAAGATATAAAGCAATAAATATGGAAGCCAAAAAAACAAAAAAATGGAAAAAAAGCTATACTTACGTTTTAGTAGCTAATGCAATCTATATTGCTATCTTTTTCTTAATCATGCAATTATACTCATAACCTATGCAGCTATTTGACTGGATCGTACTTATTGTCACTTTATTGTTTATTGTTGGATACGGATCTTGGAAAACCCGAGGAAGTAAAAACGTAGAAGATTTCATTTTAGGAAACAACGAAACACCTTGGTATACTGTTGGACTTTCTGTAATGGCAACGCAAGCCAGTGCAATTACGTTTTTATCTACACCTGGACAAGCCTATCATGACGGAATGGGTTTTGTTCAGTTTTATTTTGGTCTGCCAATTGCCATGATTGTCATTTGTTTGACATTTATTCCGCTATATCATAAAAGTAAAGTTTTTACGGCATACGAATTTTTAGAGCGACGGTTTGATGTTAAAACACGTTCGCTGGCTGCAATTTTATTTCTAGTTCAAAGAGGTTTAGGAACTGGTTTAACTATTTACGCGCCAGCTATTATTTTATCGGCTTTATTAGGATGGAATTTAACTGTAATGAACATCATTATTGGAGTTATGGTAATTATCTATACTTTTTCTGGTGGTACAAAAGCGGTAAACGTAACTCAGAAACAACAGATGTTTGTCATTATGTCTGGAATGTTCATTACCTTTTTCCTAATTCTGCACTATCTTCCAAACGATATGACTTTTAACAGCGCACTTCATATCGCTGGAGCAAATGATAAAATGAATATTGTTGATTTTTCTTTTGATCCCGAAGAAAAATATACGTTTTGGAGCGGTATTACTGGAGGTTTCTTTTTGGCCCTAGCCTATTTTGGTACAGACCAATCTCAAGTGGGACGTTATTTATCTGGAAAATCAGTTCGCGAAAGTCAAATGGGATTAATCATGAATGGATTATTGAAAGTACCGATGCAATTCTTTATTCTTTTAACAGGAGTTATGGTTTTTGTCTTTTTTCAATTCAATCCTGTTCCGTTAAATTTCAATCCCAACAATAAAATAGCCATTGAAAAATCTCCTTACAAGCAGGAATATCATGTTTTAGAAGAAAAATTGGTAAAACTTTCAGAAGACAAAAAGGTAATCAATTTATTGTACATCGACCAGTTAAATCAGGATTATGACAATCCAATTTTACGTAAAGAGTTAGTTGCGTTGTCGAACAAAGAAAAAGATCTTCGCGATAAAGCAAAAGAAATTATTTCGAGAGCCGATAGTAATTCGGAAACAAATGATAAAGATTATGTATTCTTTCATTTCATTCTCCATTATTTGCCAAAAGGTCTAATCGGATTATTATTGGCCGTAATTCTATCAGCAGCCATGTCTTCTACTGCTTCTGGATTAACTGCATTGGCTTCTACAACCGCAATTGATATTTACAAACGAAATCAGAAAGAAGAAAAATCAGAAAAACATTATTTGCATGTTACTAAATTTTTCACTCTTTTCTGGGGAATTGTAGCTATACTTTTTGCTTGTGTTGGAACATTATTTGAAAATTTAATTCAGCTCGTAAATATTATTGGTTCTATCTTCTACGGAACTGTTTTAGGAATATTTCTTGTAGCTTTCTATACTAAGAAAGTTCAAGCAAAACCAATGTTTATTAGTGCGATTATAAGTCAGCTTACCATTTTTGTAATCTATTATTTTATGATTTACAGTCAAGAAAAACTAGGTTATTTATGGCTGAATTTTATTGGTGCAATCTTGACAATTGTATTAGCGCTTTTATTGCAGTTTTTATTTTTTAGAGGAAAACCAGATGATAATGAGTTAGTTTTAGACTAAGAATATTCTCTAAGTCTGAAATTATTCTAAGCAAAAATCTTATTTTAGTAAATTCTATATTACTAAAATAAGATTTTCACGTTTTTAACTTCAAATTAATCATCATTATGAAAGACCAAAAAAAATACAGCAACAAAACCAAAGCTGCTTTTATTCTGCTAATCGTGATGCTGATTATTTTACTTGGCAACTTTAATACGCTTCGAAATTCCAAAAACGTAAATGATAACATCAATGCGATCTATAAAGATAGATTGGTTGTGGCGCATTATATTTTTCAATATTCAAAAGAACTTCATTTTATAAAGGCAGAAGCTGAAAAACTAAATTTAAGCGATGTTATTAAAAAAGATGAAATTATTCATACGCTAAATATTATTCATAATATTGATGATTTGTATGCTAAAACAGTTTTAACAAATAAGGAGAAACAATACTTTGATGCATTTTTACTTTCCTGTAAAGAAATAAACAAACAGGTTGAAAGCAAAAATTGGGACAAAATAGCCAATTCTAGTGCTGAAGCTTTAAAAACACTTGAATCTCTTTCTAACATTCAGATTGAAGAAGGAAAAGCTAAACTTGCCATTGCGAACGCTATGTATAGCAGAAACAATATACTTGGCCAGCTTCAAATTGCACTTCTTATTGTTTTGGGCGGAATAACATTTTATCTTTTAATAAAGAAAATCAAAAAAACAGTAAAAATTCCTGAACCGCCAAGTTTGAATTAAAAATCATTTAACCGCAAAGGACGCAAGGGATTACGCAAAGTTCGCAAAGTTTATTTACTACAGCTTTGCGAACTTTGCGCTAAAAAACATAACAAGTCAAAAAAATCTCGCGCTCTTTGCGGTTAAAAAAAAACAAAAAAAAATCCAAAACCCGAAAGCTTTGGAATTTTAAATTTTATAAAATTGGAATTTGATAATTCAAAGAATTATTATCTGCTCCACTCAGCGATACTATCTTTATTCAATTTTACGTAATCTGCATTGTTTGCAGCTTCGGCAGATGCCAAAGAAGCTTTTGCTGTTTCGATCGCTCCTTTTTTATCACCTTGTTTTGCTTGGATTAATGCTTTTAATCTTGATACGTAATAAGGTTTTTCTGAGCTCATATCAAGAGCTTTGTCTACATAATTTCTTGCAGTTTCAATATTTCCGTTTGATTGGAATAAATATTGAGAAGCTGCAAAATAGTCGTTCCATGTTGGACCAGCCAATGCTTTATCGATACTTGCCACAGCAATTTTAGCAGTTGGCACTTCAAATTTTAAAGCTACATGAGAATTTTCCCAAGCAATATCTAAATAACCAAAATTTGGATCTAAACCATTAATACCAATTGTGAATGTCTCAACAGGAGTTGGCAACGCCTCTTCTTTTACTGTCGTTTTTAAAGCTACGTAAGAATCGCTCCAATTTTCTGGTAATCCCCAGTTGTCTGTAGAAAGATAAAAAATGATATCCCAGCTTTCGATTCTAGGAACTGTATAAATTGCATATTTTCCTTTCTTTAGCGTCTTTCCGTCAATGATTACATCATCACTAAAATTAATGATAGTATTTTCATTAGCTCCAGTTCTCCATAATTTTCCAAACGGAACTAAATTTCCGAACACAGCTCTTCCTCTTGCTCCAGGTCTTGAATAGGTAACTTCAACGTCGGTTAAACCAACAGTTTGTTTAATATATCCTTTTGGACTTGCTTGCGGCGTTTTTACTTGTGCTTCTGATGCTAATGGTCCTAATATCAGGGCTAAAGCAATAAGTAGTTTCTTCATTATTTTAAGTTTTATTTTTATTCAAATTTACAAATTCAATCAGGGAACAAATGTTAAATTTTCTATAATTCAACCCTTTAGCTGTGATATTTTTTCAGCGTTTAGTTCGTCAAAATGTTCTATAACCAAATCAGCTTCAGACAAATCTTGAAGATGAGAATGCTCGCTCTTATAACCTACACAATAAATTCCTGCTCCTTTTGCCGCTTTAACTCCATTTGTACTATCTTCAATAATTATGCATTCTTCTTTTGGTGCGATTGACAAAGAAGCTGCATGAATAAATATCGCTGGATTAGGCTTTGACTGCGGAAAATCTTCTCCGCTTACAATATGTGTAAAATACT includes these proteins:
- a CDS encoding sodium:solute symporter, with the translated sequence MQLFDWIVLIVTLLFIVGYGSWKTRGSKNVEDFILGNNETPWYTVGLSVMATQASAITFLSTPGQAYHDGMGFVQFYFGLPIAMIVICLTFIPLYHKSKVFTAYEFLERRFDVKTRSLAAILFLVQRGLGTGLTIYAPAIILSALLGWNLTVMNIIIGVMVIIYTFSGGTKAVNVTQKQQMFVIMSGMFITFFLILHYLPNDMTFNSALHIAGANDKMNIVDFSFDPEEKYTFWSGITGGFFLALAYFGTDQSQVGRYLSGKSVRESQMGLIMNGLLKVPMQFFILLTGVMVFVFFQFNPVPLNFNPNNKIAIEKSPYKQEYHVLEEKLVKLSEDKKVINLLYIDQLNQDYDNPILRKELVALSNKEKDLRDKAKEIISRADSNSETNDKDYVFFHFILHYLPKGLIGLLLAVILSAAMSSTASGLTALASTTAIDIYKRNQKEEKSEKHYLHVTKFFTLFWGIVAILFACVGTLFENLIQLVNIIGSIFYGTVLGIFLVAFYTKKVQAKPMFISAIISQLTIFVIYYFMIYSQEKLGYLWLNFIGAILTIVLALLLQFLFFRGKPDDNELVLD
- a CDS encoding MCP four helix bundle domain-containing protein, with product MKDQKKYSNKTKAAFILLIVMLIILLGNFNTLRNSKNVNDNINAIYKDRLVVAHYIFQYSKELHFIKAEAEKLNLSDVIKKDEIIHTLNIIHNIDDLYAKTVLTNKEKQYFDAFLLSCKEINKQVESKNWDKIANSSAEALKTLESLSNIQIEEGKAKLAIANAMYSRNNILGQLQIALLIVLGGITFYLLIKKIKKTVKIPEPPSLN
- a CDS encoding DUF2911 domain-containing protein; this encodes MKKLLIALALILGPLASEAQVKTPQASPKGYIKQTVGLTDVEVTYSRPGARGRAVFGNLVPFGKLWRTGANENTIINFSDDVIIDGKTLKKGKYAIYTVPRIESWDIIFYLSTDNWGLPENWSDSYVALKTTVKEEALPTPVETFTIGINGLDPNFGYLDIAWENSHVALKFEVPTAKIAVASIDKALAGPTWNDYFAASQYLFQSNGNIETARNYVDKALDMSSEKPYYVSRLKALIQAKQGDKKGAIETAKASLASAEAANNADYVKLNKDSIAEWSR